Proteins from one Mycolicibacter virginiensis genomic window:
- a CDS encoding redoxin NrdH → MSITVYTKPACVQCNATYKALDKEGIAYEKVDISLDPEARDYVMALGYLQAPVVVAGDEHWSGFRPDRIKALSQTALSA, encoded by the coding sequence ATGAGCATCACTGTCTACACCAAGCCCGCGTGCGTGCAGTGCAACGCCACCTACAAGGCGTTGGACAAGGAAGGCATCGCTTACGAGAAGGTCGACATCTCGCTGGACCCCGAGGCTCGTGACTACGTCATGGCGCTGGGCTACCTGCAGGCCCCGGTCGTGGTCGCCGGCGACGAGCACTGGTCGGGGTTCCGGCCGGACCGCATCAAGGCGCTGTCGCAGACCGCGCTGAGCGCGTAG
- a CDS encoding DUF732 domain-containing protein has translation MLAAILLLALPSLAVGTAHADANSYLREVHNTVRVRLRDNQALQLGYEACHVLRKGTDGKTTPQSRGEAAQVVSRAARKLGVNRHDGLDRGSVSRLVDAAEHYLC, from the coding sequence ATGCTCGCAGCAATCCTTCTCTTGGCCCTCCCGTCGCTGGCCGTTGGTACCGCACACGCCGACGCCAACAGCTACCTCCGTGAGGTGCACAACACGGTGCGGGTCCGGTTAAGGGATAACCAGGCGCTGCAATTGGGTTATGAAGCGTGCCACGTCCTGCGCAAGGGGACGGACGGAAAGACGACCCCGCAGTCACGCGGTGAGGCTGCTCAAGTCGTCAGCAGGGCAGCACGCAAGTTGGGCGTGAACCGCCACGACGGCTTGGATCGCGGAAGCGTCAGCCGTCTGGTTGATGCCGCCGAACACTACCTGTGTTGA
- a CDS encoding response regulator transcription factor: MRILLVEDEARLAETVRRGLAAEGFVVDIEHDGADGLAAATTGDYDVIVLDIMLPGLSGYQVVRELRAQQVWTPVLMLSAKDGEYDMADAFDIGADDYLTKPFSFVVLVARLRALLRRGAPARPTVLTAGTLSLDPARRRVTRGDTVITLTPREFGLLQFLMRHQDDVVTKADILRSVWDTNYTGDENVVEVYVGYLRRKIDAPFGLATIETVRGAGYRLRSDIDS, encoded by the coding sequence GTGCGGATATTGCTGGTCGAAGACGAAGCCCGGCTGGCTGAGACCGTGCGTCGTGGACTGGCGGCCGAGGGCTTCGTCGTCGACATCGAACACGACGGTGCAGACGGCCTGGCCGCCGCGACCACCGGCGACTACGACGTGATCGTGCTGGACATCATGTTGCCCGGCCTCAGCGGCTACCAGGTGGTCCGCGAGCTGCGGGCGCAGCAGGTGTGGACGCCGGTACTCATGTTGTCGGCCAAGGACGGCGAGTACGACATGGCCGATGCCTTCGATATCGGTGCCGACGACTACCTGACCAAACCGTTCTCGTTCGTCGTGCTGGTGGCGCGGCTGCGCGCGCTGCTGCGCCGAGGCGCCCCGGCACGTCCGACGGTGCTCACTGCGGGCACCCTGTCACTGGATCCGGCTCGTCGCCGGGTGACCCGCGGCGACACGGTGATCACGTTGACGCCGCGAGAATTCGGGCTGCTGCAGTTCTTGATGCGACACCAGGATGACGTCGTCACCAAGGCCGACATCTTGCGCTCGGTGTGGGACACGAACTACACCGGCGACGAGAACGTCGTCGAGGTCTACGTCGGGTATCTGCGCCGCAAGATCGACGCGCCATTCGGGCTCGCCACCATCGAGACGGTGCGCGGCGCCGGCTACCGCCTGCGCTCGGACATCGACTCTTGA
- a CDS encoding NUMOD3 domain-containing DNA-binding protein, translated as MPVGSPGGGLIYGVRLRSDSRYRYVGLTTKSAQVRLCQHVKQAVAGRKTPFYDWLREQDRDSVIVDQLDWADDLGELGEAEIAWIALLRQEGHPLLNIAAGGLGPTGVQWTAAMREAARLRSTGRKVPSRFGEENPFYQREHSAEQRAKWSAARKGTNIGPDNPNYRKFGADHPSFGHVMSAEAKAKLSEMRKGAGNPNFGRTASKETRAKMSAARKGRPMPSSRRSAHTRYHTNKGVIRDTCPYCLDEQAQLPPPSD; from the coding sequence GTGCCCGTCGGATCGCCGGGCGGAGGCCTGATCTACGGGGTCAGGCTGCGATCGGATTCGCGGTACCGCTATGTCGGCCTCACGACCAAAAGTGCGCAAGTACGGCTTTGTCAGCATGTGAAGCAAGCCGTTGCCGGGAGGAAGACCCCGTTCTACGACTGGTTGCGTGAGCAGGATCGCGACAGTGTGATCGTGGATCAGCTGGATTGGGCGGATGACCTCGGCGAGCTCGGTGAGGCCGAGATCGCGTGGATAGCCCTCCTTCGGCAGGAGGGGCATCCTTTGCTGAATATTGCGGCTGGTGGACTTGGGCCGACGGGAGTGCAATGGACCGCGGCGATGCGGGAGGCAGCGAGGCTCCGATCGACCGGTCGTAAGGTTCCTAGCCGCTTCGGCGAGGAGAATCCGTTCTATCAACGGGAGCACTCCGCGGAGCAACGGGCGAAATGGTCAGCCGCACGCAAGGGCACAAACATCGGCCCTGACAATCCGAACTACCGGAAGTTTGGTGCTGACCACCCCAGCTTCGGCCACGTAATGTCGGCGGAGGCGAAGGCCAAGCTCTCCGAGATGAGGAAAGGCGCCGGAAACCCAAATTTTGGGAGAACCGCGAGCAAAGAGACCCGCGCCAAGATGTCAGCGGCGAGGAAGGGTCGCCCAATGCCGTCGAGTCGACGCAGCGCTCATACGCGCTATCACACGAACAAGGGCGTCATTAGGGACACGTGCCCGTACTGCCTTGATGAGCAGGCGCAGCTGCCACCGCCATCTGATTAG
- a CDS encoding hemerythrin domain-containing protein — MTVLLPGQAAAPEGPADLRMMYVMHHGFRRDLTHFCIAVRRTPVSDGRTWRALLARWDLLSTVLHDHHRKEDTVLWPLLRERAEADGDTHALAVLDAMDAEHDQIDPLLLRVRAGLEAMTIGAGTPDRETLTAGVDDAYACLTGHLSHEERDANVVLQARIGGEEWDHLERTKLRGGMSPRELTQMLPWAFKDLPDPMASELLAEAPFPLRAMLRMGRRRFQRLDVAAFVAVPAGTTVGTSLVR; from the coding sequence GTGACTGTGTTGTTGCCCGGCCAGGCCGCTGCCCCGGAAGGGCCGGCCGACTTGCGGATGATGTACGTGATGCACCACGGATTCCGGCGCGACCTCACGCACTTCTGCATCGCCGTGCGCCGCACCCCGGTTTCTGACGGGCGCACCTGGCGAGCCCTGTTGGCGCGGTGGGATCTGCTGTCCACCGTGTTGCATGATCACCACCGCAAGGAGGACACGGTGCTCTGGCCGCTGTTGCGTGAACGCGCCGAGGCCGACGGCGACACCCACGCACTCGCCGTCCTGGACGCCATGGATGCCGAGCACGACCAGATTGACCCGCTGCTGCTCCGGGTCCGAGCCGGCCTCGAGGCGATGACGATCGGCGCCGGCACGCCCGATCGGGAGACACTGACCGCCGGCGTCGACGACGCCTACGCCTGCCTCACCGGCCACCTGTCGCACGAGGAGCGCGATGCGAATGTGGTGCTGCAGGCGCGGATTGGGGGCGAGGAATGGGATCACCTCGAGCGGACGAAATTACGGGGCGGAATGAGCCCCCGCGAACTCACGCAGATGCTGCCCTGGGCCTTCAAAGACCTCCCGGATCCGATGGCCTCCGAACTGCTCGCCGAGGCTCCGTTTCCGCTCCGTGCGATGCTGCGGATGGGGCGGCGTCGTTTCCAGCGTCTGGACGTCGCCGCGTTCGTGGCGGTGCCGGCGGGCACGACAGTGGGCACGAGCTTGGTGCGCTGA
- a CDS encoding VOC family protein: MNYHVGPVFLNDICAALSSTACTLIAKLDKRLANQQGLGAGETVTRIRPFLMFQGGTAAAAIEMYLAAFPGASVVSSTPRPEPATGIVLAELDLAGLRVLVGDSAVKHGFGFTPSSSLFVDVADRAELERLVAELGK; encoded by the coding sequence ATGAATTACCACGTCGGCCCCGTGTTCCTCAACGACATCTGCGCCGCGTTGTCATCAACCGCCTGCACACTGATCGCCAAACTCGACAAACGCCTAGCCAACCAGCAGGGGCTTGGCGCAGGAGAAACAGTGACCCGGATCAGGCCGTTTCTGATGTTCCAGGGCGGGACTGCCGCCGCCGCGATCGAGATGTACCTGGCTGCGTTCCCGGGTGCTTCGGTGGTGTCGTCGACCCCGCGCCCGGAACCGGCTACCGGCATCGTGTTGGCCGAGCTCGACCTGGCCGGGCTGCGAGTGCTGGTCGGCGACAGTGCGGTTAAGCACGGCTTCGGCTTCACCCCGTCGAGCTCGCTGTTCGTCGACGTCGCCGATCGCGCGGAGCTGGAACGGCTGGTGGCCGAACTGGGCAAGTGA
- a CDS encoding class I SAM-dependent methyltransferase produces the protein MNAVVNDIEAKHRALWALGDYAAIATDVVTPLGPVLVTACGIGPQDRVLDVAAGTGNAAIPAAATGAHVVASDLCPQLLHRGRAQSAQRGLVLDWREANAEALPFDDDEFDVVMSCIGMMFAPHHQSAADELIRVCRPGGRIGVISWTPEGFIGQLFATMKPYVPAPPAGVSAPPLWGSEPYVHALLGEQVTDVTTERRGLTVSAFADGAAFREYFKANYGPTIAAYRGIAEAPDRVAALDADIAALADRALRGGSMEWEYLLLTARKG, from the coding sequence ATGAACGCTGTAGTGAACGACATTGAGGCCAAGCACCGTGCGCTGTGGGCGCTAGGCGACTACGCGGCGATCGCCACCGATGTGGTGACACCGTTGGGGCCGGTACTCGTGACGGCCTGCGGGATCGGGCCGCAGGACCGGGTGCTGGATGTGGCTGCGGGAACCGGCAATGCGGCCATCCCTGCCGCGGCCACCGGGGCCCACGTCGTGGCCAGCGACCTGTGCCCGCAATTGCTGCATCGCGGCCGCGCGCAGAGCGCACAGCGGGGTCTTGTGTTGGACTGGCGCGAGGCCAATGCCGAGGCGTTGCCGTTCGACGACGATGAATTCGACGTGGTGATGTCCTGTATCGGCATGATGTTCGCACCGCACCATCAGTCGGCTGCAGACGAACTGATCCGCGTCTGCCGCCCCGGTGGCCGCATCGGTGTGATCAGTTGGACGCCAGAGGGTTTCATCGGCCAGCTGTTCGCCACTATGAAGCCGTACGTGCCTGCGCCGCCGGCAGGGGTGTCTGCGCCGCCGTTATGGGGCAGCGAGCCCTATGTGCATGCCCTGCTGGGCGAGCAGGTCACCGACGTTACGACCGAGCGCCGCGGGTTGACGGTCTCCGCCTTCGCCGACGGCGCCGCGTTTCGCGAATACTTCAAGGCGAACTACGGGCCGACCATCGCGGCCTACCGGGGGATCGCCGAGGCCCCCGATCGCGTGGCCGCACTGGACGCCGACATCGCGGCGTTGGCCGATCGCGCTCTGCGGGGCGGCTCGATGGAGTGGGAGTACCTGCTGCTGACCGCGCGTAAGGGCTGA
- a CDS encoding winged helix-turn-helix transcriptional regulator produces MAGYDQFCPMAKAMELLDERWTLLVVRELLLGSTHFNDLRRGVPKMSPALLSKRLKSLARAGVIERTEIDGRATYSLTRCGQDLAGAVDALTAWGVRWISDLGDADLDPHLLFWDIRRTIPVGDWPRSRTTLEFILDGVAAKASRWWLVVANGEAEVCDFDPGYEVTGTVETSLRVLTRIWRGDVGWSHAMHDGSVTLSGPADVRRAIPAWLGQGRAASVPRPA; encoded by the coding sequence ATGGCGGGATACGACCAGTTCTGTCCCATGGCCAAGGCCATGGAGTTGCTCGACGAACGTTGGACATTGCTGGTGGTTCGGGAACTGCTGCTCGGCAGCACCCACTTCAACGATCTGCGCCGCGGTGTGCCCAAGATGTCGCCGGCGCTGCTGTCCAAGCGACTCAAGTCACTTGCCCGCGCCGGCGTCATTGAACGCACCGAAATCGACGGTCGTGCAACGTATTCCCTTACCCGATGTGGGCAGGATCTGGCCGGTGCGGTGGATGCGCTCACCGCGTGGGGGGTGCGCTGGATCAGCGATCTCGGCGACGCCGACCTCGACCCCCACCTGTTGTTCTGGGATATCCGCCGCACCATTCCGGTCGGTGACTGGCCGCGGTCGCGCACCACGTTGGAGTTCATTCTCGACGGAGTGGCGGCTAAGGCCTCTCGGTGGTGGCTGGTGGTCGCCAACGGTGAAGCCGAGGTGTGCGACTTCGACCCCGGTTACGAGGTGACCGGGACTGTTGAGACCAGCCTGCGGGTTCTGACCCGGATCTGGCGTGGCGACGTCGGCTGGTCACACGCCATGCACGACGGCAGTGTCACCTTGTCGGGGCCCGCCGATGTGCGTCGAGCCATCCCGGCATGGCTCGGGCAGGGCAGAGCGGCTTCGGTCCCGCGGCCGGCCTGA
- a CDS encoding VOC family protein — protein sequence MTRIRPFLMFQGGTAAAAIEMYLAAFPGASVVSSTPHPEPATGIMLAELDLAGLRVLVSDSAVKHGFDFTPSSSLFVDVADRAELERLVAELGEGGATLMPLGDYGFSTAFAWVNDRFGVSWQLNLP from the coding sequence GTGACCCGGATCAGGCCGTTTCTGATGTTCCAGGGCGGGACTGCCGCCGCTGCGATCGAGATGTACCTGGCTGCGTTCCCGGGTGCTTCGGTGGTGTCGTCGACCCCGCACCCCGAGCCGGCTACCGGCATCATGTTGGCCGAGCTCGACCTGGCCGGGCTGCGAGTGCTGGTCAGCGACAGTGCGGTTAAGCACGGCTTCGACTTCACCCCGTCGAGCTCGCTGTTCGTCGACGTCGCCGATCGCGCGGAGCTCGAACGGCTGGTCGCCGAGCTGGGGGAGGGCGGCGCCACCTTGATGCCGCTCGGTGACTACGGCTTCTCCACCGCGTTCGCCTGGGTCAACGACCGATTCGGGGTGTCCTGGCAGCTCAACCTGCCCTGA
- a CDS encoding sensor histidine kinase, translating into MRAVIKRVRSLYSGVRTRTALAAAAVMTVCLAIAGGLLLLVLYRSLESTAETAAGLRAEHIAAQLRSGDFDDLESALLATDGHIAVVQVVGASGVIRAASNGAPRSPLAAVTLADGQARYVGRVESATGEEYWVSARGAAADESPVTVLVGVDREPVEEIVTVVGVLLAVGAPILIVLVAAGTFRLVGAALRPVEAIRTRVASISSADLTERVPVPRTHDEIAELATTMNAMLARLEHGRAAQLRLVSDVSHELRSPLATITTALELASARPELMDRALIDESLLPESHRMSRLLEDLLLLARSDEGALGLRGEDVDVDDLLAAEANRLGGGSVNVATDIRACRVTGDRAALARVIRNLVDNAARYARSTVTLSCRPAPDGVVITIADDGPGIPAADRGRIFERFVRLDAARARASGGTGLGLAIVAEVVRAHRGTVAVDDAAGGGAVFTVALPQQGPPDQESMSERRR; encoded by the coding sequence ATGCGGGCCGTCATCAAGCGGGTTCGATCGCTGTACAGCGGAGTTCGGACCCGGACGGCGCTGGCCGCCGCGGCGGTGATGACGGTCTGCCTCGCGATCGCGGGCGGGCTGCTCCTGTTGGTGCTGTATCGGTCGCTGGAATCGACCGCCGAGACCGCGGCCGGTCTTCGTGCCGAACACATCGCCGCCCAGCTGCGGTCCGGTGACTTCGACGACCTGGAGTCGGCGTTGCTGGCCACTGATGGGCACATCGCCGTCGTGCAGGTCGTCGGGGCGTCGGGCGTGATCCGGGCCGCCTCCAACGGCGCCCCCCGATCGCCGCTGGCCGCGGTTACCCTCGCCGACGGTCAAGCGCGCTATGTGGGCCGCGTCGAATCCGCCACCGGTGAGGAATATTGGGTATCGGCGCGTGGTGCTGCCGCCGACGAAAGCCCGGTCACCGTGCTGGTGGGGGTGGACCGCGAACCGGTCGAGGAGATCGTGACCGTGGTGGGTGTGCTGTTGGCGGTGGGCGCGCCGATTCTGATCGTGCTGGTGGCGGCGGGAACGTTCCGGCTGGTGGGCGCCGCACTGCGGCCGGTGGAAGCGATCCGCACCCGGGTGGCGTCGATCTCGAGCGCTGATCTGACCGAGCGGGTGCCGGTGCCCCGAACCCACGACGAGATCGCCGAACTGGCAACGACAATGAACGCCATGCTGGCTCGCCTGGAGCACGGCAGAGCCGCCCAGCTGCGTCTGGTCAGCGACGTCTCGCACGAACTGCGCAGCCCGCTGGCCACGATCACCACCGCGCTGGAGTTGGCCAGTGCCCGGCCCGAGTTGATGGACCGGGCACTGATCGACGAATCGCTTCTTCCGGAATCACACCGGATGAGCCGCCTTCTCGAGGACCTGTTGCTGCTGGCCCGCTCCGATGAAGGGGCACTGGGATTGCGGGGCGAGGACGTCGACGTCGACGATCTGTTGGCGGCCGAGGCGAACCGACTCGGCGGCGGCTCGGTCAACGTCGCGACCGACATCCGGGCCTGCCGGGTCACCGGCGACCGTGCCGCCCTGGCCCGGGTGATTCGCAACCTGGTCGACAACGCGGCACGGTATGCGCGCAGCACGGTGACGCTGAGCTGCCGTCCGGCCCCGGACGGCGTGGTCATCACGATCGCCGACGACGGTCCGGGGATCCCGGCGGCCGACCGGGGTCGGATCTTCGAACGGTTCGTCCGGCTCGACGCGGCCCGCGCCCGGGCATCGGGCGGCACCGGACTCGGCCTGGCGATCGTCGCGGAGGTGGTGCGTGCCCACCGCGGAACCGTGGCCGTGGACGATGCTGCCGGCGGTGGTGCGGTATTCACCGTCGCACTGCCGCAGCAGGGTCCACCCGATCAAGAGTCGATGTCCGAGCGCAGGCGGTAG
- the nrdI gene encoding class Ib ribonucleoside-diphosphate reductase assembly flavoprotein NrdI, translating into MSADSECSLVYFSSVSENTHRFVQKLGVPAIRIPLHGRIEVDHPYVLVLPTYGGGRQQPDVDDGGYVPKQVIAFLNNEHNRGLLRGVIAAGNTNFGAEFCYAGNVVSRKCGVPYLYRFELMGTDEDVQAVRAGLADFWKDEACHQPLQLQSR; encoded by the coding sequence ATGTCTGCGGATTCGGAATGCAGCCTGGTGTATTTCTCTTCGGTGTCGGAGAACACCCACCGCTTCGTCCAGAAGCTGGGCGTGCCGGCCATCCGGATCCCGCTGCACGGACGCATCGAGGTCGATCACCCCTATGTATTGGTCCTGCCGACCTACGGCGGCGGCCGCCAGCAGCCCGATGTGGACGACGGCGGCTACGTGCCGAAGCAGGTCATCGCTTTTTTGAACAACGAACACAACCGGGGACTGCTGCGCGGCGTGATCGCGGCCGGCAACACCAACTTCGGTGCGGAGTTCTGCTACGCGGGCAACGTGGTGTCCCGCAAGTGCGGAGTGCCGTACCTGTATCGATTCGAATTGATGGGAACCGACGAGGACGTACAAGCCGTCCGCGCGGGCTTGGCTGATTTCTGGAAGGACGAGGCATGCCACCAACCGCTGCAACTGCAGAGCAGGTAA
- a CDS encoding DedA family protein: MTGITTNPDTLIATFGLLGVLAVVFVETGLLVGFFLPGDSLLFTAGVLAAQVHPAVPMWLLVLTVPAAAIAGDQCGYLLGAKAGPAVLETRGARRLGRHQVERAQRYFANHGKATVFLARFVAVARTLTPVLAGASGMRHRTFTAYSIAGSVAWGAGVPLLGYLLGGIGFVRAHLDLVLLAVIAVSLVPVLLGVVGGRLRRHNTRPAPLNAANPPESVPAGMR, encoded by the coding sequence ATGACCGGAATTACTACCAACCCAGACACCTTGATCGCCACGTTCGGTCTGTTGGGCGTGCTGGCGGTGGTGTTCGTCGAGACAGGTCTCTTAGTGGGCTTCTTCCTGCCCGGCGACTCGCTGTTGTTCACCGCGGGTGTGCTGGCCGCTCAAGTTCACCCGGCGGTTCCGATGTGGCTGCTGGTCTTGACGGTGCCGGCCGCCGCGATCGCCGGCGACCAGTGCGGCTATCTCCTCGGGGCCAAGGCAGGGCCGGCCGTACTGGAGACGCGGGGCGCGCGACGGCTCGGCCGCCACCAGGTGGAACGCGCCCAACGCTACTTCGCCAACCACGGCAAGGCCACCGTCTTCCTGGCGCGCTTTGTGGCAGTGGCGCGGACTCTGACGCCGGTGCTGGCCGGGGCGTCGGGAATGCGCCACCGCACCTTCACCGCCTACAGCATCGCCGGCTCCGTGGCCTGGGGTGCGGGCGTTCCTTTGCTGGGGTATCTGCTGGGCGGCATCGGGTTCGTCCGCGCTCACCTTGACCTGGTTCTGTTGGCGGTCATCGCAGTCTCGCTGGTCCCGGTGCTGCTGGGTGTCGTGGGCGGCCGTCTGCGGCGGCACAACACGCGTCCGGCTCCGCTCAACGCCGCGAATCCGCCGGAGTCGGTACCTGCCGGGATGCGCTGA
- the nrdE gene encoding class 1b ribonucleoside-diphosphate reductase subunit alpha yields MPPTAATAEQVTATTRSAPVGELDFHALNAMLNLYDADGKIQFDMDVLAARQYFLEHVNQNTVFFHNQDEKLDYLIQKEYYEREVLDQYSRNFVKSLLDRAYAKKFRFPTFLGAFKYYTSYTLKTFDGKRYLERFEDRVCMVALTLAAGDTKLAEQLVEEIIDGRFQPATPTFLNSGKKQRGEAVSCFLLRIEDNMESIGRSINSALQLSKRGGGVALLLSNIREHGAPIKNIENQSSGVIPIMKLLEDSFSYANQLGARQGAGAVYLHAHHPDIYRFLDTKRENADEKIRIKTLSLGVVIPDITFELAKKNEDMYLFSPYDVEKFYGVPFADISVSEKYYEMVDNAAIRKTKIKAREFFQTLAELQFESGYPYVMFEDTVNRANPIAGKITHSNLCSEILQVSTPSEFNDDLSYSKVGKDISCNLGSLNIAKAMDSPDFGQTIEVAIRALTAVSDQTHIWSVPSIEQGNNQSHAIGLGQMNLHGYLARERIFYGSEEGIDFTNIYFYTVLYHALRASNRLALERGTSFVGFEDSKYASGEFFDKYTEQVWEPKTERVRQLFADAGIRIPGQDDWRRLKESVQTHGIYNQNLQAVPPTGSISYINHSTSSIHPIVARVEIRKEGKIGRVYYPAPYMTNDNLEYYQDAYEIGYEKIIDTYAAATQHVDQGLSLTLFFKDTATTRDVNRAQIYAWRKGIKTLYYIRLRQMALDGTQVENCVSCML; encoded by the coding sequence ATGCCACCAACCGCTGCAACTGCAGAGCAGGTAACCGCAACCACCCGCAGCGCTCCGGTGGGCGAGCTGGACTTCCACGCGCTCAACGCGATGCTCAATCTGTACGACGCCGACGGCAAGATCCAGTTCGACATGGATGTGCTGGCGGCCCGTCAGTACTTCTTGGAGCACGTCAACCAGAACACGGTGTTCTTCCATAATCAGGACGAGAAGCTCGACTACCTGATCCAGAAGGAGTACTACGAGCGCGAGGTGCTCGACCAGTACTCGCGCAACTTCGTCAAGTCGCTGCTGGATCGGGCCTACGCCAAGAAGTTTCGGTTCCCGACCTTCCTGGGGGCGTTCAAGTACTACACCTCCTACACCCTGAAAACCTTCGACGGCAAGCGCTACCTGGAGCGGTTCGAGGACCGGGTGTGCATGGTGGCGCTGACCCTGGCCGCCGGTGACACCAAGCTGGCCGAGCAACTCGTCGAGGAGATCATCGACGGCCGCTTCCAGCCCGCCACCCCGACGTTTTTGAACTCCGGCAAGAAGCAGCGCGGCGAAGCGGTCAGCTGCTTTTTGCTGCGCATCGAAGACAACATGGAGTCGATCGGCCGATCGATCAACTCCGCCCTGCAGCTGTCCAAGCGTGGCGGGGGAGTGGCGTTGCTGCTCAGCAACATTCGCGAACATGGCGCCCCGATCAAGAACATCGAGAACCAGTCTTCCGGTGTCATTCCGATCATGAAGCTGCTGGAGGACTCGTTCTCCTACGCCAACCAGCTCGGCGCCCGTCAGGGTGCCGGTGCGGTGTACCTGCACGCCCACCACCCCGACATCTACCGTTTCCTGGACACCAAGCGGGAGAACGCCGACGAGAAGATCCGGATCAAGACGCTGAGCTTGGGCGTGGTGATCCCCGACATCACCTTCGAGCTGGCGAAGAAGAACGAGGACATGTACCTGTTCTCGCCCTACGACGTCGAGAAGTTCTACGGGGTGCCATTCGCCGACATCTCCGTCAGCGAGAAGTACTACGAGATGGTGGACAACGCGGCCATCCGCAAGACCAAGATCAAGGCGCGCGAGTTCTTCCAGACATTGGCCGAGCTGCAGTTCGAATCCGGCTACCCCTACGTCATGTTCGAGGACACGGTGAACCGGGCCAACCCGATCGCCGGCAAGATCACCCACTCGAACCTGTGCTCGGAGATCCTGCAGGTCTCCACCCCCTCGGAGTTCAACGACGACCTGTCCTACTCCAAGGTGGGCAAGGACATCTCCTGCAACCTCGGCTCGCTCAACATCGCCAAGGCGATGGATTCGCCCGACTTCGGCCAGACCATCGAGGTCGCGATCCGGGCGTTGACCGCGGTGTCGGATCAGACCCACATCTGGTCGGTGCCGTCGATCGAGCAGGGCAACAACCAATCGCATGCCATCGGGCTGGGCCAGATGAACCTGCACGGCTATCTGGCCCGGGAGCGGATCTTCTACGGTTCCGAAGAGGGCATCGACTTCACCAACATCTACTTCTACACGGTGCTGTATCACGCGCTGCGTGCGTCGAATCGCCTTGCCCTGGAACGGGGTACGTCATTCGTCGGCTTTGAGGATTCCAAGTACGCCTCCGGAGAGTTCTTCGACAAGTACACCGAGCAGGTGTGGGAGCCCAAGACGGAGCGGGTCCGGCAGCTGTTCGCCGATGCGGGCATCCGGATTCCGGGTCAGGACGACTGGCGCCGGCTCAAGGAATCAGTGCAGACCCACGGGATCTACAACCAGAACCTGCAGGCCGTTCCGCCGACCGGATCGATCTCCTACATCAATCACTCGACGTCGTCGATCCACCCGATCGTGGCGCGGGTCGAGATCCGCAAGGAAGGCAAGATCGGTCGGGTCTACTACCCGGCTCCCTACATGACCAACGACAACCTGGAGTACTACCAGGACGCGTACGAGATCGGTTACGAGAAGATCATCGACACCTACGCTGCGGCCACCCAGCACGTGGACCAGGGGTTGAGCCTGACGTTGTTCTTCAAGGACACCGCGACCACGCGCGACGTCAACCGGGCTCAGATCTACGCCTGGCGCAAGGGAATCAAGACGCTGTACTACATCCGCCTGCGGCAGATGGCGCTGGATGGCACGCAGGTGGAAAATTGCGTCAGCTGCATGCTGTGA